The Bacillota bacterium genome includes the window GGCAGCACCCGGGCCAGAAAATATAAAAGTTTTACCGGATACAGATTCCCCGTTGACACATTAATTGAACGCTGTTAATATAATAAGAAGGAGAAGGCATTTTGGGGCCGGGGGTGAACGGGGGATGGCCAGACCGAAACGGCCGGCATGGCAGAAAGAACAGGTCAAACAGAAAATCTTCCAGGCCACTCTTGAATTGTTCAACAAGCATGGTTACGAGGCGGTGTCCATCCGCAAGATTGCGCGCCGCGCGGGTTGTTCGCCGGCAACGATTTACAATTATTACCGCAGCAAGGATGCTCTTTATCTGGATATCCTTACCGAGGGGTTCACCATCCTGCATGGCATGTTTCTGGATCAACCCCGTATCGACGATCCTCTGCAGTTGATACGCAGTTATGCTTCCACGTTTTACCGTTTCAGTTTTGATCATCCTTACTATTACGACATCATGTTCTCTTTGCATGTTCCCAAATATCTTGATTATACGGGTACCACAGTCGAGGAAGCGGCTTTTGCGGAGAAGGCCATCGCCTTGAAAAATATCGAACTGCTTGTCGATGCGATGAACGATTTTTACCGGGGATCCCCCGCTAGCGAGGAAACAACCGCTGCTGCAACCGAGAAGGCTTTCGCCCTGCTCGGCCTCTGCCACGGTATTATCTCGTTGTGCCGCTCGGGTATATGGGCCGAACTTGATGCGGATTTGAATACTCTTTATTTCTCCGCCATCGATCATTTTTTGCAGGAGATGGTTCGGGAAAGGGAGGAAATGATAAGCGGTGCTGCCCCGCCGGGGGCGGGTTTCAAGGGTTGAATCCAGGGGGAAGCGGGTAATTTCGCCGCCCGTTCGGTCACTTGCGGCAGTATGTTTGGACCGGCTTCCCGATAAAAAATGGGGAGGGGATTGATGATGACACCCGTCGGAACTGTGGAGGAGAAGAACAAGAATGGTGACTTCATGACCAGATTTCAGGTGATCAATGTATTGAGACTCATGTCACTGATGTTTCGTTTCAGTTCATCTTTTCGTCGCAATATTCTTGATGAAGAGAAAGGTTTTCTTTTCAATGCCCGCTTTGTCTTCCGTAATGTGGATGGGACCGTGGAACTCCACGCCATATTTGATAACGGGCGGATGAAAGTGGGGCACGGCAGTATCGACAAGCCGGATCTGATCTTCAATTTCCGAACTGCCGAGGGGATGCGGGGTGTGTTTTCACTGCGGGAACCGTCCGATTCTATTGCAATGATGCTGGATAATGATCTTTTCATCGAGGGGAACCTGATGTATCTGGCCAAATTTGGCCACCTTTCCCAGGAGCTGGCTTCGGGGCGCAAAAAGAGGAAGAAACTTTCCCGCGGGATAGAGGAGAAAAGGGAAGATGTCGGCCATACTTCTGCGGCGCGGGCTTCGCACCCACTTGCCCACAGGGCAGTCCTGAAGTCTGTTCCACATGACCGGGTGGAGGTGCTGGATGAACCTTATCTGAGTGCTTACAGCCTGAATAATTTTCCACGCCTGCAGGCTGCCCGGGAAAAACTTTATACCATCCAGGCGGGGGTCTGCGCCGAGAGGCCGCGGCTTCTGACGGAATACTACATGCAACACGGGTTTGAAGAAGGCCCCGATGGGAAACCGCGTGACCCCGTGTTGCGGCAGGCCGAGGCGGTGGCGCATATCCTGGCCAGGCGCGATCCGATCATCAGGGATGATGACCTGATCGCGGGCACGACCACGACCAGGGATGTCGGGGTGCTTCTTTTTCCCGAATTCGGGGCGCTGGCACTCTGGCCGGAATTGCTCACGGTCGACGAGCGGAAGATGAATCCTTACCACATCACCGCGGAGGATATCGATATTCTCAACTTCGAAGTCTTTCCTTTCTGGAGCCGCCGAAATGTAATGGAGTATACACGCAGCAAATATGGCAACCCACGCTGTCAGCAACTTGAAGGCCGCTGGGTGCTGTATTTCTGCTGGAAGGCACATGCCGTTTCGCATACCATTCCCGATTTCGCCATGATCCTCGAGAGGGGGTTGCTAGATATAATTCGCGAAGCCGGGGAGAAAGAAGCGGCGGCAGGGGACGAGAGGGAACGCAACTTTTACCGGGCATTGCAGGTTGCCCAGGAAGGAGTTCTGGCCTATGCCAACAATCTTGCCGCAAGGGCGCGGGAGCTTGCTGCCGGGACCGGCGATGATGATGAGGGCCGCCGCCGGCGTGCGGAGTTGGAGGCGATGGCAGAGGTCTGTGAACGCGTTCCTGCACATCCGGCTCGCAACTTGCATGAGGCGATCAATGCCATCTGGCTCTGCTGGGTTTCTCTGCACATGGAAAACATGAATGCCGGGCTTTCGCTGGGCAGGCTGGATCAGGTTCTTCAGCCTTACTTCCTGCGTGATGCCGCCGGGGCGAAAACTCCCGAGGAGAAGGAGGAACTGATCAGAAGGGCGATCGAGCTGGTGGGCTGTTTTTTCCTGAAATGCTCCGATCACCTGCCCACCGTTCCCGATCTCGGCAACCGCCTTTTCGGAGGAAGTTCTTCCGACCAGGCGCTGACCCTGGGCGGGGTGGACCGTGATGGTGGCAGTGCAATCTGTGACATGACCTATATTTTCTTGAAAGTTACTGAAATGATGGCTCTGCGCGAACCGAATGTGAATGCTCGCTATTATCCCGGTGTCAACGATGATGATTATTTGAAGAGGTTGATCGAGGTAAATACGATAACCGCGGCTACCCCTTCGTTGCACAACGATGCGGCAGTCATCCCCGCTCTGGTCAACCAGGGTTTTGCCATCGAGGATGCCCGCGATTGGGGTTCCACCGGCTGCGTGGAACCGACCAGTGTCGGCCGACACATGGGCCATACCAACTGCATGCTCCTGAATACCGTGGCGGCACTGGAGATGGCCATGCACGATGGCGTCCATCCCCTCGTTGCGGAGCAGGTCGGCCCGCGCACCGGCAATCCGGCGCAGGAAGGGAATTTTCCCACTTTTGATGATTTCAAAAATGCCTACAAGGAGCAATTGCGTTACCTGATCGATCAATCCATCGCCTACAACGATTACCTGGGGCTCACTCACCAGGAGCTGCACCCGACTCCGTTGCTTTCCTCATTTTTTGATGGGCCCATGGAGAAGGGGAAGGATGTCATTGATGGGGGTGCCCGCTACAATACCTCGGGGGCGGCGCTGGTTTCCATCACCGATGTTATCGACAGTCTCATGGCGATCAACGAGCTGATTTACAGGCAGGGGATAGTCGATTGGAAGACGTTGCTTCGGGCACTGGAGGCTGACTTCCGCGGGTATGAAACCCTGCATGCGCGGATTATCAGCCGTGTTCCCAAGTTTGGCAGCGATGCCAGGGAGCCGCGGGAGCTGGCCGGGGAATTGATAGATTTTATCTATGACTGCTACCAGTCTCACCACAATTACCGGGGCGGAGTCTATACCAGTGGATTCTGGAGCATGTCGAACCACGTAGCTTTCGGGACACTTTCGGGTGCACTGCCCAGCGGTCGCCTGAAAGGCAAACCCTTTACTCCGGGGATAACCCCTTCACCCGGCGTTACCGACCGGTTGCTTTCCAATATCCATACCGTTGCCGGCCTGGACCCGCTCAAAATGCCGAACAATATCGCTTTCAATGTCAAGGTGGCACCGGGAGCGCAGGATAGCCACGAGGAATTCGTGGAGCGGGTTACCGCCTATGCAAAAAGTTACTTTGAACTGGGCGGGATGCAGATGCAGTTCAATATCGTTACCACGGAGATGCTCAGGGAAGCCGTGGAAAAACCGGAAGATTACCGCTGGTTGCTGGTGCGCATCTCGGGCTACAATGCTTATTTTGTCGAGTTGAATGCGGATATGCAGCAGGAGATCATCGAGCGTACCGAATTCAGCATGGCAACGGGAAGCTGAAAAATATACTGTATGGCAAAGGTGGTGGGTGTAGATGATCGCGCTGGAATACGAACTTCCGCTGGTTGTCGAGATCAAGCGCAATGCACTGGATGACGGGCCCGGCATCCGCACGACCATATTTTTCAAGGGATGCCCCCTGTCCTGTGTATGGTGCCAGAACCCCGAATCAATAAAAATTTATCCCGAGATAGCTTACTCGCCCGGGGACTGTCTTCTCTGCGGAGCCTGTGAAGAAGCCTGCCCCGAGGGGGCGATCGATCTGAAACGCCGCCCCCAACCGGTGGACCGTCAACGATGCACACGCTGTGGCACCTGCACCACCGTCTGCCCCGGCAAGGGGATGCGCCTGGTGGGGCGCCATTATCCCGTCGCGGAATTGGCGGAGATTGTCGCGGAGGATTCAATTTTTTACGAGAACTCGGGGGGCGGGGTGACTCTTTCCGGGGGGGAACCGACCATGCATCCACGTTACCTTAAGCCCTTTTTGCAGGCGCTGAAATTTAACCGTATCCATGTCAACCTCGAGACCTGCGGCTACTATTACCGACCGGTTTTTGAACGATATATACTGCCTTACCTGGATCTGATCTATTACGATATCAAGTTGATCGAACCCGATGCCCACCGTCGTTATACCGGACGGACCAACGACCGCATCCTTGAAAATTTCGAGGCGCTGATCCGGGGCGGAAAGGTGCCGTTTCTGCCCCGGATACCTCTCATTCCGGGAGTTACCGACACGGATGAAAACCTGGCCGGAATCGCTTCCTTTCTGAACAAAATGGGGGTGAAGCGCACGGCTCTGCTTCCCTACAATCCTCTCTGGTTGCCCAAGGCGGAGAATCTTGATCGGCAGAGTTCCTATCAATATGATCGCTGGATGACCCCGGAAGAGATTGAAAGATGTGCTTCACATTTTGACCATTTTGAACTGGAAGAATTTTAACAGGATGAATTGCCCCCGGGGCAGTCTGTTCCATGGTTGCCGGTAGCGGGGCGGTGCGGTCTGCTTGGCTTACTGATTCTGGCTTGCATTCTTTTTGCTGATCACCTTGAATGCTTCGTGCTCGGCGTTGGTGCGGCTGAAAAAATGTTCGCCGGAACCGTCTTCCCTGGAGACAAAATAGAGATAATCGGTTTCCTGCGGGCGCATTGCTGCCTTGATCGAACTTTCTCCCGGTGAGGCGATGGGGCCGGGGGGCAGTCCTTCGTGTATATAGGTGTTGTAAGGCGAATCGATTTTCGTGTCTTCCCACAGGAGCGGGTTCTTTTTTTCGCCCAGAATATAATGAACGGTGGAACAGCAGCCCAGCAACATGCCTTTTTCCAGCCTGCCGGCAAGGATGCCGGCGATAAGTTCGCGCTCGTGGGCGACCACCGCTTCTGTTTCAACCAGTGAGGCCAGCGTCAGGATCTCGTGCATCCGCATTTCCGGCTTATCATCCATCTCCTCCAGGGCAGATTGATAAACTTTTTCCATTCTCCCGAGCATCATCGCCAGGATCTCCTCCTCGCTGATATCGCTGCCAAACTCGTAGGTGTCGGGGAAGAGATACCCTTCCAGAAGGTAATCCACCGGTTTTCCTTCCACTTCTTTCAGGAAAGGGAACGTTGCGAAGAAATTGTCTGGCGGTTTACGGCAGAGGGCCAGAAAATATTCCCGGTCAACTTTACCCTGTGCATGGAGACGCGCGGCAATCTGTTCCACGTTGAATCCCTCGGGGATGGTGATCCAGCTTGTTTCCCGGTAAACCTTGCCTTCGGTCATGATCGAGAGCAGATCTTTTGTACTCATTGCCGGACTGAGCTGATACTGGCCGGCCACAAAATTTTGATCCGATCCGGACCAACGTGAATAAGCACGGAAGA containing:
- a CDS encoding TetR/AcrR family transcriptional regulator encodes the protein MARPKRPAWQKEQVKQKIFQATLELFNKHGYEAVSIRKIARRAGCSPATIYNYYRSKDALYLDILTEGFTILHGMFLDQPRIDDPLQLIRSYASTFYRFSFDHPYYYDIMFSLHVPKYLDYTGTTVEEAAFAEKAIALKNIELLVDAMNDFYRGSPASEETTAAATEKAFALLGLCHGIISLCRSGIWAELDADLNTLYFSAIDHFLQEMVREREEMISGAAPPGAGFKG
- the mltG gene encoding endolytic transglycosylase MltG; the encoded protein is MGRRILIVAVVFILILLAGSALAWYGLKYMLQPVNPTAAEDDLVTVTIPMGSGTKRIAEILAREGLIHNTLIFRAYSRWSGSDQNFVAGQYQLSPAMSTKDLLSIMTEGKVYRETSWITIPEGFNVEQIAARLHAQGKVDREYFLALCRKPPDNFFATFPFLKEVEGKPVDYLLEGYLFPDTYEFGSDISEEEILAMMLGRMEKVYQSALEEMDDKPEMRMHEILTLASLVETEAVVAHERELIAGILAGRLEKGMLLGCCSTVHYILGEKKNPLLWEDTKIDSPYNTYIHEGLPPGPIASPGESSIKAAMRPQETDYLYFVSREDGSGEHFFSRTNAEHEAFKVISKKNASQNQ
- a CDS encoding glycyl-radical enzyme activating protein: MIALEYELPLVVEIKRNALDDGPGIRTTIFFKGCPLSCVWCQNPESIKIYPEIAYSPGDCLLCGACEEACPEGAIDLKRRPQPVDRQRCTRCGTCTTVCPGKGMRLVGRHYPVAELAEIVAEDSIFYENSGGGVTLSGGEPTMHPRYLKPFLQALKFNRIHVNLETCGYYYRPVFERYILPYLDLIYYDIKLIEPDAHRRYTGRTNDRILENFEALIRGGKVPFLPRIPLIPGVTDTDENLAGIASFLNKMGVKRTALLPYNPLWLPKAENLDRQSSYQYDRWMTPEEIERCASHFDHFELEEF
- a CDS encoding formate acetyltransferase — its product is MMTPVGTVEEKNKNGDFMTRFQVINVLRLMSLMFRFSSSFRRNILDEEKGFLFNARFVFRNVDGTVELHAIFDNGRMKVGHGSIDKPDLIFNFRTAEGMRGVFSLREPSDSIAMMLDNDLFIEGNLMYLAKFGHLSQELASGRKKRKKLSRGIEEKREDVGHTSAARASHPLAHRAVLKSVPHDRVEVLDEPYLSAYSLNNFPRLQAAREKLYTIQAGVCAERPRLLTEYYMQHGFEEGPDGKPRDPVLRQAEAVAHILARRDPIIRDDDLIAGTTTTRDVGVLLFPEFGALALWPELLTVDERKMNPYHITAEDIDILNFEVFPFWSRRNVMEYTRSKYGNPRCQQLEGRWVLYFCWKAHAVSHTIPDFAMILERGLLDIIREAGEKEAAAGDERERNFYRALQVAQEGVLAYANNLAARARELAAGTGDDDEGRRRRAELEAMAEVCERVPAHPARNLHEAINAIWLCWVSLHMENMNAGLSLGRLDQVLQPYFLRDAAGAKTPEEKEELIRRAIELVGCFFLKCSDHLPTVPDLGNRLFGGSSSDQALTLGGVDRDGGSAICDMTYIFLKVTEMMALREPNVNARYYPGVNDDDYLKRLIEVNTITAATPSLHNDAAVIPALVNQGFAIEDARDWGSTGCVEPTSVGRHMGHTNCMLLNTVAALEMAMHDGVHPLVAEQVGPRTGNPAQEGNFPTFDDFKNAYKEQLRYLIDQSIAYNDYLGLTHQELHPTPLLSSFFDGPMEKGKDVIDGGARYNTSGAALVSITDVIDSLMAINELIYRQGIVDWKTLLRALEADFRGYETLHARIISRVPKFGSDAREPRELAGELIDFIYDCYQSHHNYRGGVYTSGFWSMSNHVAFGTLSGALPSGRLKGKPFTPGITPSPGVTDRLLSNIHTVAGLDPLKMPNNIAFNVKVAPGAQDSHEEFVERVTAYAKSYFELGGMQMQFNIVTTEMLREAVEKPEDYRWLLVRISGYNAYFVELNADMQQEIIERTEFSMATGS